A region of Aquila chrysaetos chrysaetos chromosome 13, bAquChr1.4, whole genome shotgun sequence DNA encodes the following proteins:
- the PPP2R2A gene encoding serine/threonine-protein phosphatase 2A 55 kDa regulatory subunit B alpha isoform isoform X1, producing the protein MKCFPCQFSNTIKSAQFNTSALMSVSFFDQADIISTVEFNHSGELLATGDKGGRVVIFQQEQENKTQSHSRGEYNVYSTFQSHEPEFDYLKSLEIEEKINKIRWLPQKNAAQFLLSTNDKTIKLWKISERDKRPEGYNLKEEDGRYRDPTTVTTLRVPVFRPMDLMVEASPRRIFANAHTYHINSISINSDYETYLSADDLRINLWHLEITDRSFNIVDIKPANMEELTEVITAAEFHPNSCNTFVYSSSKGTIRLCDMRASALCDRHSKLFEEPEDPSNRSFFSEIISSISDVKFSHSGRYMMTRDYLSVKIWDLNMENRPVETYQVHEYLRSKLCSLYENDCIFDKFECCWNGSDSIVMTGSYNNFFRMFDRNTKRDITLEASRENNKPRTVLKPRKVCASGKRKKDEISVDSLDFNKKILHTAWHPKENIIAVATTNNLYIFQDKMN; encoded by the exons ATGAAATGCTTCCCCTGTCAATTCTCAAACACTATTAAATCCGCCCAGTTCAACACCAGTGCCTTGATGTCAGTCTCTTTCTTTGACCAAG CGGATATAATTTCCACAGTAGAATTTAACCATTCTGGAGAGCTGTTAGCAACAGGAGACAAAGGAGGTAGAGTGGTCATCTTTCAACAGGAGCAGGAG AACAAAACCCAGTCTCACAGTAGGGGAGAATACAATGTTTACAGTACCTTTCAAAGCCATGAACCAGAGTTTGACTACTTGAAAAGTTTAGAAATTGAAGAGAAGATCAACAAAATTAGGTGGTTACCCcagaaaaatgctgctcagTTTTTATTGTCTACAAATG ataaaacaaTAAAGTTATGGAAAATCAGTGAAAGGGACAAAAGACCAGAGGGTTATAATTTAAAGGAGGAAGATGGACGGTATAGGGATCCTACTACAGTTACAACACTACGG gTGCCAGTATTCAGGCCCATGGACCTCATGGTTGAAGCTAGTCCACGAAGAATATTTGCCAATGCTCACACGTATCACATCAATTCCATCTCCATTAATAGTGATTATGAAACGTACTTATCCGCAGATGACTTGCGGATTAACCTGTGGCACCTAGAAATTACAGACAGAAGTTTTA ATATTGTAGATATTAAGCCTGCCAACATGGAAGAGCTCACAGAGGTGATAACAGCTGCAGAGTTCCACCCAAACAGCTGTAATACATTTGTATACAGCAGCAGTAAAGGAACGATTCGTCTCTGTGATATGAGAGCATCAGCACTCTGTGACAGACACTCAAAAT TGTTTGAAGAACCAGAAGATCCTAGCAACAgatcatttttctctgaaatcatCTCTTCCATATCTGATGTCAAATTTAGCCATAGTGGTCGATATATGATGACTAGAGATTACCTGTCAGTGAAGATCTGGGatttaaatatggaaaatagACCTGTGGAAACATACCAG GTGCATGAATACCTCAGAAGTAAACTTTGTTCACTGTATGAGAACGATTGCATTTTTGACAAATTTGAATGCTGTTGGAATGGATCAGACAG CATTGTCATGACGGGATCTTACAACAACTTCTTCAGAATGTTTGACAGAAACACAAAGCGAGACATCACCTTAGAGGCATCCCGGGAAAACAATAAACCCCGTACCGTTTTGAAGCCACGTAAAGTATGCGCAAGTGGTAAGCGAAAGAAGGATGAAATCAGTGTTGACAGCCTAGACTTCAATAAGAAGATTCTACACACAGCCTGGCATCCTAAGGAAAACATCATTGCTGTAGCTACTACAAACAACTTGTATATATTTCAAGACAAAATGAATTAG
- the PPP2R2A gene encoding serine/threonine-protein phosphatase 2A 55 kDa regulatory subunit B alpha isoform isoform X5, with translation MAGAGGGNDIQWCFSQVKGAVDDDVAEADIISTVEFNHSGELLATGDKGGRVVIFQQEQENKTQSHSRGEYNVYSTFQSHEPEFDYLKSLEIEEKINKIRWLPQKNAAQFLLSTNDKTIKLWKISERDKRPEGYNLKEEDGRYRDPTTVTTLRVPVFRPMDLMVEASPRRIFANAHTYHINSISINSDYETYLSADDLRINLWHLEITDRSFNIVDIKPANMEELTEVITAAEFHPNSCNTFVYSSSKGTIRLCDMRASALCDRHSKLFEEPEDPSNRSFFSEIISSISDVKFSHSGRYMMTRDYLSVKIWDLNMENRPVETYQVHEYLRSKLCSLYENDCIFDKFECCWNGSDSIVMTGSYNNFFRMFDRNTKRDITLEASRENNKPRTVLKPRKVCASGKRKKDEISVDSLDFNKKILHTAWHPKENIIAVATTNNLYIFQDKMN, from the exons CGGATATAATTTCCACAGTAGAATTTAACCATTCTGGAGAGCTGTTAGCAACAGGAGACAAAGGAGGTAGAGTGGTCATCTTTCAACAGGAGCAGGAG AACAAAACCCAGTCTCACAGTAGGGGAGAATACAATGTTTACAGTACCTTTCAAAGCCATGAACCAGAGTTTGACTACTTGAAAAGTTTAGAAATTGAAGAGAAGATCAACAAAATTAGGTGGTTACCCcagaaaaatgctgctcagTTTTTATTGTCTACAAATG ataaaacaaTAAAGTTATGGAAAATCAGTGAAAGGGACAAAAGACCAGAGGGTTATAATTTAAAGGAGGAAGATGGACGGTATAGGGATCCTACTACAGTTACAACACTACGG gTGCCAGTATTCAGGCCCATGGACCTCATGGTTGAAGCTAGTCCACGAAGAATATTTGCCAATGCTCACACGTATCACATCAATTCCATCTCCATTAATAGTGATTATGAAACGTACTTATCCGCAGATGACTTGCGGATTAACCTGTGGCACCTAGAAATTACAGACAGAAGTTTTA ATATTGTAGATATTAAGCCTGCCAACATGGAAGAGCTCACAGAGGTGATAACAGCTGCAGAGTTCCACCCAAACAGCTGTAATACATTTGTATACAGCAGCAGTAAAGGAACGATTCGTCTCTGTGATATGAGAGCATCAGCACTCTGTGACAGACACTCAAAAT TGTTTGAAGAACCAGAAGATCCTAGCAACAgatcatttttctctgaaatcatCTCTTCCATATCTGATGTCAAATTTAGCCATAGTGGTCGATATATGATGACTAGAGATTACCTGTCAGTGAAGATCTGGGatttaaatatggaaaatagACCTGTGGAAACATACCAG GTGCATGAATACCTCAGAAGTAAACTTTGTTCACTGTATGAGAACGATTGCATTTTTGACAAATTTGAATGCTGTTGGAATGGATCAGACAG CATTGTCATGACGGGATCTTACAACAACTTCTTCAGAATGTTTGACAGAAACACAAAGCGAGACATCACCTTAGAGGCATCCCGGGAAAACAATAAACCCCGTACCGTTTTGAAGCCACGTAAAGTATGCGCAAGTGGTAAGCGAAAGAAGGATGAAATCAGTGTTGACAGCCTAGACTTCAATAAGAAGATTCTACACACAGCCTGGCATCCTAAGGAAAACATCATTGCTGTAGCTACTACAAACAACTTGTATATATTTCAAGACAAAATGAATTAG
- the PPP2R2A gene encoding serine/threonine-protein phosphatase 2A 55 kDa regulatory subunit B alpha isoform isoform X4: MQEACRQGAGGGNDIQWCFSQVKGAVDDDVAEADIISTVEFNHSGELLATGDKGGRVVIFQQEQENKTQSHSRGEYNVYSTFQSHEPEFDYLKSLEIEEKINKIRWLPQKNAAQFLLSTNDKTIKLWKISERDKRPEGYNLKEEDGRYRDPTTVTTLRVPVFRPMDLMVEASPRRIFANAHTYHINSISINSDYETYLSADDLRINLWHLEITDRSFNIVDIKPANMEELTEVITAAEFHPNSCNTFVYSSSKGTIRLCDMRASALCDRHSKLFEEPEDPSNRSFFSEIISSISDVKFSHSGRYMMTRDYLSVKIWDLNMENRPVETYQVHEYLRSKLCSLYENDCIFDKFECCWNGSDSIVMTGSYNNFFRMFDRNTKRDITLEASRENNKPRTVLKPRKVCASGKRKKDEISVDSLDFNKKILHTAWHPKENIIAVATTNNLYIFQDKMN, from the exons CGGATATAATTTCCACAGTAGAATTTAACCATTCTGGAGAGCTGTTAGCAACAGGAGACAAAGGAGGTAGAGTGGTCATCTTTCAACAGGAGCAGGAG AACAAAACCCAGTCTCACAGTAGGGGAGAATACAATGTTTACAGTACCTTTCAAAGCCATGAACCAGAGTTTGACTACTTGAAAAGTTTAGAAATTGAAGAGAAGATCAACAAAATTAGGTGGTTACCCcagaaaaatgctgctcagTTTTTATTGTCTACAAATG ataaaacaaTAAAGTTATGGAAAATCAGTGAAAGGGACAAAAGACCAGAGGGTTATAATTTAAAGGAGGAAGATGGACGGTATAGGGATCCTACTACAGTTACAACACTACGG gTGCCAGTATTCAGGCCCATGGACCTCATGGTTGAAGCTAGTCCACGAAGAATATTTGCCAATGCTCACACGTATCACATCAATTCCATCTCCATTAATAGTGATTATGAAACGTACTTATCCGCAGATGACTTGCGGATTAACCTGTGGCACCTAGAAATTACAGACAGAAGTTTTA ATATTGTAGATATTAAGCCTGCCAACATGGAAGAGCTCACAGAGGTGATAACAGCTGCAGAGTTCCACCCAAACAGCTGTAATACATTTGTATACAGCAGCAGTAAAGGAACGATTCGTCTCTGTGATATGAGAGCATCAGCACTCTGTGACAGACACTCAAAAT TGTTTGAAGAACCAGAAGATCCTAGCAACAgatcatttttctctgaaatcatCTCTTCCATATCTGATGTCAAATTTAGCCATAGTGGTCGATATATGATGACTAGAGATTACCTGTCAGTGAAGATCTGGGatttaaatatggaaaatagACCTGTGGAAACATACCAG GTGCATGAATACCTCAGAAGTAAACTTTGTTCACTGTATGAGAACGATTGCATTTTTGACAAATTTGAATGCTGTTGGAATGGATCAGACAG CATTGTCATGACGGGATCTTACAACAACTTCTTCAGAATGTTTGACAGAAACACAAAGCGAGACATCACCTTAGAGGCATCCCGGGAAAACAATAAACCCCGTACCGTTTTGAAGCCACGTAAAGTATGCGCAAGTGGTAAGCGAAAGAAGGATGAAATCAGTGTTGACAGCCTAGACTTCAATAAGAAGATTCTACACACAGCCTGGCATCCTAAGGAAAACATCATTGCTGTAGCTACTACAAACAACTTGTATATATTTCAAGACAAAATGAATTAG
- the PPP2R2A gene encoding serine/threonine-protein phosphatase 2A 55 kDa regulatory subunit B alpha isoform isoform X3 — MLVLAFTLSGAGGGNDIQWCFSQVKGAVDDDVAEADIISTVEFNHSGELLATGDKGGRVVIFQQEQENKTQSHSRGEYNVYSTFQSHEPEFDYLKSLEIEEKINKIRWLPQKNAAQFLLSTNDKTIKLWKISERDKRPEGYNLKEEDGRYRDPTTVTTLRVPVFRPMDLMVEASPRRIFANAHTYHINSISINSDYETYLSADDLRINLWHLEITDRSFNIVDIKPANMEELTEVITAAEFHPNSCNTFVYSSSKGTIRLCDMRASALCDRHSKLFEEPEDPSNRSFFSEIISSISDVKFSHSGRYMMTRDYLSVKIWDLNMENRPVETYQVHEYLRSKLCSLYENDCIFDKFECCWNGSDSIVMTGSYNNFFRMFDRNTKRDITLEASRENNKPRTVLKPRKVCASGKRKKDEISVDSLDFNKKILHTAWHPKENIIAVATTNNLYIFQDKMN; from the exons CGGATATAATTTCCACAGTAGAATTTAACCATTCTGGAGAGCTGTTAGCAACAGGAGACAAAGGAGGTAGAGTGGTCATCTTTCAACAGGAGCAGGAG AACAAAACCCAGTCTCACAGTAGGGGAGAATACAATGTTTACAGTACCTTTCAAAGCCATGAACCAGAGTTTGACTACTTGAAAAGTTTAGAAATTGAAGAGAAGATCAACAAAATTAGGTGGTTACCCcagaaaaatgctgctcagTTTTTATTGTCTACAAATG ataaaacaaTAAAGTTATGGAAAATCAGTGAAAGGGACAAAAGACCAGAGGGTTATAATTTAAAGGAGGAAGATGGACGGTATAGGGATCCTACTACAGTTACAACACTACGG gTGCCAGTATTCAGGCCCATGGACCTCATGGTTGAAGCTAGTCCACGAAGAATATTTGCCAATGCTCACACGTATCACATCAATTCCATCTCCATTAATAGTGATTATGAAACGTACTTATCCGCAGATGACTTGCGGATTAACCTGTGGCACCTAGAAATTACAGACAGAAGTTTTA ATATTGTAGATATTAAGCCTGCCAACATGGAAGAGCTCACAGAGGTGATAACAGCTGCAGAGTTCCACCCAAACAGCTGTAATACATTTGTATACAGCAGCAGTAAAGGAACGATTCGTCTCTGTGATATGAGAGCATCAGCACTCTGTGACAGACACTCAAAAT TGTTTGAAGAACCAGAAGATCCTAGCAACAgatcatttttctctgaaatcatCTCTTCCATATCTGATGTCAAATTTAGCCATAGTGGTCGATATATGATGACTAGAGATTACCTGTCAGTGAAGATCTGGGatttaaatatggaaaatagACCTGTGGAAACATACCAG GTGCATGAATACCTCAGAAGTAAACTTTGTTCACTGTATGAGAACGATTGCATTTTTGACAAATTTGAATGCTGTTGGAATGGATCAGACAG CATTGTCATGACGGGATCTTACAACAACTTCTTCAGAATGTTTGACAGAAACACAAAGCGAGACATCACCTTAGAGGCATCCCGGGAAAACAATAAACCCCGTACCGTTTTGAAGCCACGTAAAGTATGCGCAAGTGGTAAGCGAAAGAAGGATGAAATCAGTGTTGACAGCCTAGACTTCAATAAGAAGATTCTACACACAGCCTGGCATCCTAAGGAAAACATCATTGCTGTAGCTACTACAAACAACTTGTATATATTTCAAGACAAAATGAATTAG
- the PPP2R2A gene encoding serine/threonine-protein phosphatase 2A 55 kDa regulatory subunit B alpha isoform isoform X2: MFLKFSLRSVFYGAGGGNDIQWCFSQVKGAVDDDVAEADIISTVEFNHSGELLATGDKGGRVVIFQQEQENKTQSHSRGEYNVYSTFQSHEPEFDYLKSLEIEEKINKIRWLPQKNAAQFLLSTNDKTIKLWKISERDKRPEGYNLKEEDGRYRDPTTVTTLRVPVFRPMDLMVEASPRRIFANAHTYHINSISINSDYETYLSADDLRINLWHLEITDRSFNIVDIKPANMEELTEVITAAEFHPNSCNTFVYSSSKGTIRLCDMRASALCDRHSKLFEEPEDPSNRSFFSEIISSISDVKFSHSGRYMMTRDYLSVKIWDLNMENRPVETYQVHEYLRSKLCSLYENDCIFDKFECCWNGSDSIVMTGSYNNFFRMFDRNTKRDITLEASRENNKPRTVLKPRKVCASGKRKKDEISVDSLDFNKKILHTAWHPKENIIAVATTNNLYIFQDKMN; this comes from the exons CGGATATAATTTCCACAGTAGAATTTAACCATTCTGGAGAGCTGTTAGCAACAGGAGACAAAGGAGGTAGAGTGGTCATCTTTCAACAGGAGCAGGAG AACAAAACCCAGTCTCACAGTAGGGGAGAATACAATGTTTACAGTACCTTTCAAAGCCATGAACCAGAGTTTGACTACTTGAAAAGTTTAGAAATTGAAGAGAAGATCAACAAAATTAGGTGGTTACCCcagaaaaatgctgctcagTTTTTATTGTCTACAAATG ataaaacaaTAAAGTTATGGAAAATCAGTGAAAGGGACAAAAGACCAGAGGGTTATAATTTAAAGGAGGAAGATGGACGGTATAGGGATCCTACTACAGTTACAACACTACGG gTGCCAGTATTCAGGCCCATGGACCTCATGGTTGAAGCTAGTCCACGAAGAATATTTGCCAATGCTCACACGTATCACATCAATTCCATCTCCATTAATAGTGATTATGAAACGTACTTATCCGCAGATGACTTGCGGATTAACCTGTGGCACCTAGAAATTACAGACAGAAGTTTTA ATATTGTAGATATTAAGCCTGCCAACATGGAAGAGCTCACAGAGGTGATAACAGCTGCAGAGTTCCACCCAAACAGCTGTAATACATTTGTATACAGCAGCAGTAAAGGAACGATTCGTCTCTGTGATATGAGAGCATCAGCACTCTGTGACAGACACTCAAAAT TGTTTGAAGAACCAGAAGATCCTAGCAACAgatcatttttctctgaaatcatCTCTTCCATATCTGATGTCAAATTTAGCCATAGTGGTCGATATATGATGACTAGAGATTACCTGTCAGTGAAGATCTGGGatttaaatatggaaaatagACCTGTGGAAACATACCAG GTGCATGAATACCTCAGAAGTAAACTTTGTTCACTGTATGAGAACGATTGCATTTTTGACAAATTTGAATGCTGTTGGAATGGATCAGACAG CATTGTCATGACGGGATCTTACAACAACTTCTTCAGAATGTTTGACAGAAACACAAAGCGAGACATCACCTTAGAGGCATCCCGGGAAAACAATAAACCCCGTACCGTTTTGAAGCCACGTAAAGTATGCGCAAGTGGTAAGCGAAAGAAGGATGAAATCAGTGTTGACAGCCTAGACTTCAATAAGAAGATTCTACACACAGCCTGGCATCCTAAGGAAAACATCATTGCTGTAGCTACTACAAACAACTTGTATATATTTCAAGACAAAATGAATTAG
- the PPP2R2A gene encoding serine/threonine-protein phosphatase 2A 55 kDa regulatory subunit B alpha isoform isoform X6, with product MVYNELRIKGMTECSARFADIISTVEFNHSGELLATGDKGGRVVIFQQEQENKTQSHSRGEYNVYSTFQSHEPEFDYLKSLEIEEKINKIRWLPQKNAAQFLLSTNDKTIKLWKISERDKRPEGYNLKEEDGRYRDPTTVTTLRVPVFRPMDLMVEASPRRIFANAHTYHINSISINSDYETYLSADDLRINLWHLEITDRSFNIVDIKPANMEELTEVITAAEFHPNSCNTFVYSSSKGTIRLCDMRASALCDRHSKLFEEPEDPSNRSFFSEIISSISDVKFSHSGRYMMTRDYLSVKIWDLNMENRPVETYQVHEYLRSKLCSLYENDCIFDKFECCWNGSDSIVMTGSYNNFFRMFDRNTKRDITLEASRENNKPRTVLKPRKVCASGKRKKDEISVDSLDFNKKILHTAWHPKENIIAVATTNNLYIFQDKMN from the exons CGGATATAATTTCCACAGTAGAATTTAACCATTCTGGAGAGCTGTTAGCAACAGGAGACAAAGGAGGTAGAGTGGTCATCTTTCAACAGGAGCAGGAG AACAAAACCCAGTCTCACAGTAGGGGAGAATACAATGTTTACAGTACCTTTCAAAGCCATGAACCAGAGTTTGACTACTTGAAAAGTTTAGAAATTGAAGAGAAGATCAACAAAATTAGGTGGTTACCCcagaaaaatgctgctcagTTTTTATTGTCTACAAATG ataaaacaaTAAAGTTATGGAAAATCAGTGAAAGGGACAAAAGACCAGAGGGTTATAATTTAAAGGAGGAAGATGGACGGTATAGGGATCCTACTACAGTTACAACACTACGG gTGCCAGTATTCAGGCCCATGGACCTCATGGTTGAAGCTAGTCCACGAAGAATATTTGCCAATGCTCACACGTATCACATCAATTCCATCTCCATTAATAGTGATTATGAAACGTACTTATCCGCAGATGACTTGCGGATTAACCTGTGGCACCTAGAAATTACAGACAGAAGTTTTA ATATTGTAGATATTAAGCCTGCCAACATGGAAGAGCTCACAGAGGTGATAACAGCTGCAGAGTTCCACCCAAACAGCTGTAATACATTTGTATACAGCAGCAGTAAAGGAACGATTCGTCTCTGTGATATGAGAGCATCAGCACTCTGTGACAGACACTCAAAAT TGTTTGAAGAACCAGAAGATCCTAGCAACAgatcatttttctctgaaatcatCTCTTCCATATCTGATGTCAAATTTAGCCATAGTGGTCGATATATGATGACTAGAGATTACCTGTCAGTGAAGATCTGGGatttaaatatggaaaatagACCTGTGGAAACATACCAG GTGCATGAATACCTCAGAAGTAAACTTTGTTCACTGTATGAGAACGATTGCATTTTTGACAAATTTGAATGCTGTTGGAATGGATCAGACAG CATTGTCATGACGGGATCTTACAACAACTTCTTCAGAATGTTTGACAGAAACACAAAGCGAGACATCACCTTAGAGGCATCCCGGGAAAACAATAAACCCCGTACCGTTTTGAAGCCACGTAAAGTATGCGCAAGTGGTAAGCGAAAGAAGGATGAAATCAGTGTTGACAGCCTAGACTTCAATAAGAAGATTCTACACACAGCCTGGCATCCTAAGGAAAACATCATTGCTGTAGCTACTACAAACAACTTGTATATATTTCAAGACAAAATGAATTAG